A region of the Desertifilum tharense IPPAS B-1220 genome:
GGGAATGGCGACTGTAAAAAAGACCATATCGTCATCGGTGAACATCTGACTCGAACCTTGCCTTACTCCCCTCACCTCTAGAAAAAGATGGGGGATGAGAGCGTTTTTGCAACTCATTTAGACTCGCGCTTACTGGGTTGCTGGCTTCCATCCAAACGGATCGCAGAACATCAACTTCAAAGCATTTCAGTAGAATTTCGGAAACTATGTGTAGCGATTCTCCCTAGCTTGCCGCGATCGCGAGCATCAAATCACTCTATCGTTTGGTCTGTTTCAGGGAACTGGGGCAAGCCATCTTATCAAGGATCGCTGTAAGCAAGTCTCTCAAAGCTATTTGTAGAATAATCTACCCAATCCCGGAGTGGCAAGAGCATCGTCCCGTGAAATCCCCCAATTCGATAGAATAGCAGCGATTCGCCGTTTCCCTGGAATCCTCAGCCGCTTTGAGTTATGAAACTTCTTAAACAAATTGCCCTCACCTTCCGCCTGATTAAGTTTGAACGCTTTTTGGGTTCGCTGTTTTACTCCTTTCAACGCGATTGGTTAGAACGACAGTATTCCCCCCCTCCAACCCCAACCTTGGTACAATCTCCAGGCGGGTTGATTCAAGCAGAAGCTAGAGAACGGGGCGCTTATTGCCAGTTTGAACGCGCCGAATTAGAGATTACCTTTCTCACCCCCGAACTGGTTCGCCTAGAGTGGAAACCCGGAAAACCGCCCCTCCCCTATAGCATTGCTAAACAGGATTGGCCAGAAGTCGAAAGCCATCTAGAACAAGCTGCTGAGGGGTGGAGGCTGACCAGTTCTCACCTCAAAATTGAGATTCTTAACGACGGACATCTGAAATTTGCCACCCCGGAGGGACAAACCCTGCGCGAAGAACTCCCCCCGCAACAGTTAGGGGAAATGCGGATTCATCAAGCGCGTTTGCGTCCCGAAGAATGCATCTATGGCTTAGGGGAACGCGCCGCCTCGCTAGACTTGCGCCGTCCGAAAACCGAAGGCCAGAATATCCCGGCTTATCGGATGTGGAACTATGATGCGGGAGGGGTTTATACTTCAGGCACCGATCCGCTTTACCTGTGCATCCCGGTTTATCTGGGATTGCATCGCCAAGGAAGCTATCTGGTTTTCTACGAAAATCCCTATCCGGCTAATTTCAGCTTTGAAGCTACCGCCACCGCTAGTTTTGAAGGCGGGAGTTTATGCTATTACTTTACGTCAGGAACCCCTGCCCAACTCCTCGAACGCTATACCGAACTTACTGGAAAGCCACCGCTTCCCCCGCGTTGGGCGTTTGGCTATCATCAGTCTCGGTGGGGATATGGTACGCAAGCAGCAGTACAAGAGACGGTTGAATCCTTTATTCAACGCGATCTTCCGATTAGTGCAGTTCACCTGGATATTGATTGTCAGGATAACTTTCGCGCTTTTACGGTCGATCCAGATACCTTTCCCGATATTAAAACCCTGACGGCAAACTTAGCAGCCAGAAGCATTCAACTGATTACGATTCTTAACCCCGGTATTAAAGCCAGTCGTAAGAGTAAGCTGTTCCAAGAAGGGCGAATGCAGAACTTTTTCTGTAACGATCCCCAGGGGAATCTAATTGTTGGGCCGGTGTGGCCGGGAATGTCTGCGTTTCCAGACTTTAGTAACCCCGATGTCCGTCACTGGTGGACGCGCCAGTATGAATATTTACTCGATTTAGGGATTCGAGGATTTTGGCATGATATGAACGAACCGGGGATTTTTGCGCTGTGGGGCGATCCGTCCTTACCGTCGCACGCTACGCAGCATAGCATGGAAGGTCGCGGGGGAAACCACCAAGAGGCGCATAATCTCTATGGGATGTTGCAGGCGATCGCAGCTTATGATGCCTTACGAGAGTATTCTCCGCAAATTCGACCGTTTGTAATTTCTCGCGCCGGATGGGCGGGGTTACAGCGCTATGCTTGGACATGGACGGGCGATGTTCAAACCAGTTGGGAAGGGTTGCGCCAAACTGTTCCTACGGTATTAGGAATGGGATTATCGGGGATACCCTACACGGGACCCGATATCGGCGGGTTTAAGGGGAACCCGTCCCCAGAGTTATACTTGCGCTGGTTCCAAATGGCGGTATTTCTGCCGTTTTGTCGCACTCACTCAGCGAATAATGTCAAGCATCGCACGCCCTGGATGTATGGCGAACCCTATTTAAGCCTCATTCGCGAGTTGTTGCGGCTGCGCTATCGCTTATTACCGTTTTTTTACACGCTAGCCTGGGAAATGACCCAAACCGGACATCCGATGGTGCGTCCGCTGTTTTGGCTAGATCCGACCGATGTGCGACTGTGGAGTGTGGATGATGCGTTTTTAGTAGGCGATGCACTTTTGGTCTGTCCCATTTTGGCAGAGGGAGTGCGATCGCGCCAAGTGATTCTTCCGAAAGGGGAGTGGTATCAATTCTGGGACGATACCCCCGTAGGTGACAGCGAAACCCTTACCCTAGACGCGCCTTTAGAAACCATTCCGCTTTTAGTGAAAGCGGGAACAATTCTGGCAATGGAGGAAAATCAGCAACTCATCCTGCACCTCTACCCCTCCAGCGAAGGAAGCTGCATGGGTCAAGTTTACAGCGATGCTGGTGATGGGTATGGCGAATGGCGCGTAGACCGTTTTCAACTTCACCGCACGGGTGCAGAAATGACCTTAACCTGGCAAAGTGAGGGGAACTTTGAATTTCCCTACCATCGGCTTAAAATCCAGTTCCACGGTATCCAGCCTCAGCAAGCTTGGATTGAAGGTCAAGACCTGCCTATTCTAGAAAATAGCATTGAGTGCGATTCCTGTGAGATTCTATTTTCTAAGACGATGTAGCAGTTTTCTCTCAGATGAAGCCAGCCAATGCTATAAACTTGTCACCCCAAAGAGGTTCTTGAGGCGCTTGCGAACCCAAATGACTGGGTTTTTATCATCTTCGTCATCATCAACTAAACCCATTTCCCGAAGCTGCTTCTGGCGTTCGGCGAGTTCTTCGCGATGTCGGGCCAGTTCTTGGATAATGGCTTCAGTCAGTTCTGGGTGTTCGCGCAGCAGTTTTTCAAAAGCCAGATTATTAATTGCAAATAATAGCGTCTCCTCAGTTGCCCGAATTGTGGCGGTTCGAGGAATGCCTAACATTAAGGATAATTCGCCAAAGAACTTACCCGGCCCCAGGGTGGTTAAATGCTTGCCAATCTTTTCGACATAGACTTCCACTTCACCGGACAGAATAATATAAAAGGCATCGCCCGGATCGCCTTCTCGAAAGAGAACCTGGGAGGAAGAAAGACGCTTGCGATAGCCAATTTCAATCATTTGGCGCAACTCTAAGTCATTGAGGTTTTGAAAATAGACGACTTCGTGCAGGAGTTGGCGCAGGGATAAGGGTTTTTTGGGCTTTTCAAGTTCAGGCGCTAAGGAGACGGGATGATGGTTATTAGTAGCATAAGTTGGGGCGAGAACTTCAGGATTTCGCAACCATAAATCGCGCTGCGGAAAGGGAATGCTAATCCCTTGCTGTCTGAGTTGATACTCAATAATAAAATTAATAGAACTGCGAATAATGGGGGAGAGGTCGATGCGGTTGACCCAAACCCAAAGTTCAAAATTCAAGGCGTTATCGCCAAATCCTTTAAAGATGACTCGCGGGGCGGGATCGTGCAATACTGAAGAATCCGCATAGGCACAGTTTAATAGGGTTTCTGTGACTAAAACGGGGTCGGTTCCATAGGCGACGCCAACGGGAATTTGAACGCGGGCGGTAAAGGTATCATAACTCCAGTTGAGGACTTGATTTTCGACCAGTTGGCTATTGGGAACGACGACATCTCCGCCTTCGCGGGTGCGAATTACCGTGGCGCGTAAGGAAATCTCTTTGATATAGCCAGAAAGTCCGGCAAATTCTATAAAGTCCCCAACTTTTAGCTTGCGTTCTAGAAGCAGGGTGAGTCCGCTAGTAAAGTTCTTGGTGAGCGATTGTAACCCTAAACCAATCCCTACGCCAAGACCTCCTGCAAGAACGGCGAGGGAGGCGAGGTTAAAGCCTTGGGTTTGCAGCAAAACGAGGATGCTCAGGGTTCCTATACCATAACTGATGATGGTGGCGATCGCTTCTCGGTTGCCCTCGTCAATTTTGAATTTGGAGAGGAGGCGATATTTGAGGAATCCTTTGAGATTTCGACAAATAAATAAAATTAGAAATAAAGCCAATAAAATCTGAAAAATTAGATTCAGAGTGACTGAAGTTTCTCCAAGGGCGAGAATTTCAGTGTTAAATAAGTTCGCAATTCTCTGAACAACAGTTTCAATCAGATTATTCATGGGTTGAGAGACTCAACGTCCTATTGATGGAGGATGGGAATTTTAAGCGCGGTCGAGTCATAATATTTGTAAGGAGTCTTGAGAAAAATCAAAGACTTGTCCTCGTTTAACAAAGCCCTGAAATCCATCGGCTATGGCATTGGGCAAAACTCCGGGCTGATAGTGGTATAACCACATTTTGCGTTTAATTTCGGCTGGAAGTTGGCAAAGATCTTGATAGTGGGCGTGAACTTTACTGGGGTATTTGGCTGTTTCTGTATCCTGAAAAATGAGATCGGCTTGTTCGTATAAATCCCAGACACATTCTAGGGCAAACTGAATATCTGAAGTAAAGAAGATTTTGGTTTGACCCAGTTTAAAAAACAATCCATAACTGGGTACCGTAAATTGACCGTTATGAATATGCTTAACTCGGACTGGCTTAAATTCAATATCCGACCACTGAAAAGATTGTTCAAGGGGAACCGGACAAACCTGAAAAAAGGTGCTTAACTGAGCAATAGAGCCTTCAATTGAAGCCATGCCACCCGCTAAGGTTTTTTCCCACAAATCCCCTGCTAGATCCTCGCTAATATAAAGATTGGGAGAAGCACAACTGGGGTCAAATTTTGTGGCAAAACCAATGTATTCTAATCCGCCTGAGTGATCGGAATGAAGATGACTAATATAGATATCGGTAATATCTCGATGGGAGAATCCGGCTGCGTGCAGGGATAAACGAATATCGGTGCCACAATCAATCAGTAATTTCTGATTTTGCGAGTTAATTAACAAGAGATTAGATTGAAAGTTATCAGCACCCACTGTAAAGGCTGAACCTGAACCTAAAAAGATTAATTGCGTCATGGGGCTAGATGGATAGAGACTTCAATCGCAGGATGACTCCGATTGAGGGAACTGAAGAGATTTATAAAGCTGTTCGAGTTGCTTTTCAATCTCTGGAGGTTTTGCGGTAAAGCGAATATAAAAACTGCTCGAAGGTGCGGGTTGTTCCAAGACTTTCGCGTAAATATCTTCGCTCTTGTTGTCCTCCTCGCCTAAGTTCAGCTTGATATTCGTCAGCATTAAAGGTAAGGATTCCAAACCCGCATGGCTTGAACGAATTAATGCGCCTTTATCAGAAAGCTCGACTAAGCGACCGTTAAAAACATTTTCGCCAACGTGCTTTCCCTCTAAGATTGTGTATTGTAGCGGAATTTCTGAGCGAAGGGAAATAAAAATTTCTTCTTCTTTTGGGAGAAAAAGATTGTACTCGCCGCCAATTCCCCCGACTTCATAAATCAGAATGGGTTGTTTCACCCCTTTGGGTTGAACCTGCTTATAGCCATCGATGCGGATGGTCGAACCCACCTCTTGCAGGGTAGACTCAGAAATCAAAATTTGACCGCCCGTTGTATAGGATTCAATCCGATAGGTCAAATTGACATTATTGCCAACAACGCCATATTTCGTCCGCTTTTCCGAACCAATATTGCCAACCACCACTTCCCCGGTATGAATGCCAATCCCCATCGCTAGGGGCGGTAAATCCCACTCGGCCATTTTTTGATTCACAGAGATCATCGCTAACTGCATAGCAACGCCACAAGCAACCGCCCGAACAGCGTCGTCTGTGCCTTGGGTGGGTGCGCCAAACAGCACTAAGATGCCATCTCCCATAAATTCATCAATGGTTCCCTGGTGCGCGGTAATCACATCGGCCATATATTCCAGGTAAAAATTGAGAATTTTGACCACTTCTTCGGGAGGAAGCCGTTCGGAAAGGCTGGTAAACCCGCGTAAATCCGAGGTGAGAATCGTGAGTTTTTGCCGCTGTCCGCCCAGTTTAAGACCTTCGGGACTTTCGAGTAAATTGGCGACCACAGAATCGCTGAGATAGCGGCCAAAGGTTTTGCGGATATCGCCAGCAGTACGGGCAATATAGGCGGTAATGGCGATCGCACTTCCGGCTAAAGCTAGCGCCGGGGGAATTACGGGAATCCACCAACTTGCCAGAAAAGCCGCAAACGTACTGCCAAATAGGATAACCCCAGCCAATAGGGCGATCGCCGTTCGTCGTAGCGAGATCGCCTTAACCCCTCCGGCATACCGCCAAGTCCAGGTGAGGGTTGCACCAACCCCAGACCAAAATAGCACCCACAACTCTTCATACAGATTCGGCCAGGTGCGGATCGTGGATCGCCCTTCTAAGGCGGCGCTAATAAACTGACTGGCAAAATTAGCATGAACCTCTACACCGGCCATCCGTTCGGAAGGCGTGCGCGTATAGGGCGTAAAGAACAGATCCTGAAAACTTTCGCCCACCGCGCCAATCAAGATAATCCGATCGCGTCCCCAGTCGGGCGGAATGCGATCGTTTAACACATCCCGCATCGAGACAGTTTCAAAATGAAGGTTGGGGCCGCGATAATTCAGAATCATCTGATACCCTCCGGCGTCTGCTCGCACGTAAGGGCCGTCATTGGCGGTGAAGGGCAAAAACGTCGTTTTTCCCAGTTTCCAGTAGTTTTTCCCCTCAACAGGCTGCGGTGCGATGCCTTCTTGAACGAGATAGAGCGAGGCCAGGTACAAGCTAAAACTAGGAATTACGTTGCCGTCAGGGTCATTGAGGGTTAATAACCCGCGCCGTACTGTTTTGTCTTCATCAAAGATCAGATCGTTAGAACCCACCCGTTCCAAACCTGGGGGGCCGGGAATCGTTTCGCGATCGCGATCGCCCACAACCTTACGAATCCCCACCAGATTGGGCGTATTGGCAAAAACCTGCAACAACTCCGCATGACCGGGTTCCACCGCCTGATCGCGATAAACATCTAAACCAATGACCCTCGGCTGCTGGGCTTTGAGCTTTTCAATCAATTGGGCGTAAACAGCATCGGGAATAATCGCTTGTCCCTGGGCCCGCACATCCCCCTCATCAATCCCCACGATCGCGATCCGTTCGTCGCGGGGTTGTTGGGGTCTGAGGCGGACATAAAGGTCATACGCCGCCCATTCCCAGGACTGCAATAGACCCGTTAGTCGCACGCTCAAAACCAATCCTGCGATCGCGGGAGTGGCAAGCCAGACTCCCCGCCAATCCCACAATAATCGCCTGAGTTGTTTGCTCATGAATTCTGAATCACTCGATACCCCTACATCTTCAAGCGCTCGATTGCGCCATCGGTACAAACCTCCCTTTTAACGAGGATTTGCTGGGGACGTGCAACACTCCAGCAGCGGCTCAGATGCGATCGCCTCTAGTCCCACCGATTTCAGCAATTCTTCCCACTCCCGACGATCGGCTGGGGGCAAGCCGGCCAGGGTTTCTAGGGTTTCGTGCCAAATGCGCTCGCTAGCATAAACCTTCGCCCGATTGAGGCCCGTTGCCGCTTCAACCTTCGCCTTTGCCTCTGCTGAGAGTTCTTGACGTTGCAACCAGCCTTGCACAAACTCATCGCTGGTGCGATCGCTTGGATCGCAAAGTACCGAAAACTGCCACAAATAATCGACGCCCACCTCTAAATTCACGCTTTCCGGCAGCCGAATTTGCACCACGCCCGGTGCAGTCGGTAATGCCAATTTCACCTCATAAACTTCTTGCCCCCGACGGTTTA
Encoded here:
- a CDS encoding MBL fold metallo-hydrolase, which produces MTQLIFLGSGSAFTVGADNFQSNLLLINSQNQKLLIDCGTDIRLSLHAAGFSHRDITDIYISHLHSDHSGGLEYIGFATKFDPSCASPNLYISEDLAGDLWEKTLAGGMASIEGSIAQLSTFFQVCPVPLEQSFQWSDIEFKPVRVKHIHNGQFTVPSYGLFFKLGQTKIFFTSDIQFALECVWDLYEQADLIFQDTETAKYPSKVHAHYQDLCQLPAEIKRKMWLYHYQPGVLPNAIADGFQGFVKRGQVFDFSQDSLQIL
- a CDS encoding CHASE2 domain-containing protein is translated as MSKQLRRLLWDWRGVWLATPAIAGLVLSVRLTGLLQSWEWAAYDLYVRLRPQQPRDERIAIVGIDEGDVRAQGQAIIPDAVYAQLIEKLKAQQPRVIGLDVYRDQAVEPGHAELLQVFANTPNLVGIRKVVGDRDRETIPGPPGLERVGSNDLIFDEDKTVRRGLLTLNDPDGNVIPSFSLYLASLYLVQEGIAPQPVEGKNYWKLGKTTFLPFTANDGPYVRADAGGYQMILNYRGPNLHFETVSMRDVLNDRIPPDWGRDRIILIGAVGESFQDLFFTPYTRTPSERMAGVEVHANFASQFISAALEGRSTIRTWPNLYEELWVLFWSGVGATLTWTWRYAGGVKAISLRRTAIALLAGVILFGSTFAAFLASWWIPVIPPALALAGSAIAITAYIARTAGDIRKTFGRYLSDSVVANLLESPEGLKLGGQRQKLTILTSDLRGFTSLSERLPPEEVVKILNFYLEYMADVITAHQGTIDEFMGDGILVLFGAPTQGTDDAVRAVACGVAMQLAMISVNQKMAEWDLPPLAMGIGIHTGEVVVGNIGSEKRTKYGVVGNNVNLTYRIESYTTGGQILISESTLQEVGSTIRIDGYKQVQPKGVKQPILIYEVGGIGGEYNLFLPKEEEIFISLRSEIPLQYTILEGKHVGENVFNGRLVELSDKGALIRSSHAGLESLPLMLTNIKLNLGEEDNKSEDIYAKVLEQPAPSSSFYIRFTAKPPEIEKQLEQLYKSLQFPQSESSCD
- a CDS encoding glycoside hydrolase family 31 protein; translation: MKLLKQIALTFRLIKFERFLGSLFYSFQRDWLERQYSPPPTPTLVQSPGGLIQAEARERGAYCQFERAELEITFLTPELVRLEWKPGKPPLPYSIAKQDWPEVESHLEQAAEGWRLTSSHLKIEILNDGHLKFATPEGQTLREELPPQQLGEMRIHQARLRPEECIYGLGERAASLDLRRPKTEGQNIPAYRMWNYDAGGVYTSGTDPLYLCIPVYLGLHRQGSYLVFYENPYPANFSFEATATASFEGGSLCYYFTSGTPAQLLERYTELTGKPPLPPRWAFGYHQSRWGYGTQAAVQETVESFIQRDLPISAVHLDIDCQDNFRAFTVDPDTFPDIKTLTANLAARSIQLITILNPGIKASRKSKLFQEGRMQNFFCNDPQGNLIVGPVWPGMSAFPDFSNPDVRHWWTRQYEYLLDLGIRGFWHDMNEPGIFALWGDPSLPSHATQHSMEGRGGNHQEAHNLYGMLQAIAAYDALREYSPQIRPFVISRAGWAGLQRYAWTWTGDVQTSWEGLRQTVPTVLGMGLSGIPYTGPDIGGFKGNPSPELYLRWFQMAVFLPFCRTHSANNVKHRTPWMYGEPYLSLIRELLRLRYRLLPFFYTLAWEMTQTGHPMVRPLFWLDPTDVRLWSVDDAFLVGDALLVCPILAEGVRSRQVILPKGEWYQFWDDTPVGDSETLTLDAPLETIPLLVKAGTILAMEENQQLILHLYPSSEGSCMGQVYSDAGDGYGEWRVDRFQLHRTGAEMTLTWQSEGNFEFPYHRLKIQFHGIQPQQAWIEGQDLPILENSIECDSCEILFSKTM
- a CDS encoding DUF928 domain-containing protein, whose translation is MRFPKSWLLLSLPISLLFPAWMGFAAVSPQLPRSPRVDSRMSLEFPPPPNRGAPRSTAGGGVRGEEASCRVGEGRPLTPLIPPEKIGMTAKGNPTIFVYVPQMTATEAEFLLVNRRGQEVYEVKLALPTAPGVVQIRLPESVNLEVGVDYLWQFSVLCDPSDRTSDEFVQGWLQRQELSAEAKAKVEAATGLNRAKVYASERIWHETLETLAGLPPADRREWEELLKSVGLEAIASEPLLECCTSPANPR
- a CDS encoding cyclic nucleotide-binding domain-containing protein; translation: MNNLIETVVQRIANLFNTEILALGETSVTLNLIFQILLALFLILFICRNLKGFLKYRLLSKFKIDEGNREAIATIISYGIGTLSILVLLQTQGFNLASLAVLAGGLGVGIGLGLQSLTKNFTSGLTLLLERKLKVGDFIEFAGLSGYIKEISLRATVIRTREGGDVVVPNSQLVENQVLNWSYDTFTARVQIPVGVAYGTDPVLVTETLLNCAYADSSVLHDPAPRVIFKGFGDNALNFELWVWVNRIDLSPIIRSSINFIIEYQLRQQGISIPFPQRDLWLRNPEVLAPTYATNNHHPVSLAPELEKPKKPLSLRQLLHEVVYFQNLNDLELRQMIEIGYRKRLSSSQVLFREGDPGDAFYIILSGEVEVYVEKIGKHLTTLGPGKFFGELSLMLGIPRTATIRATEETLLFAINNLAFEKLLREHPELTEAIIQELARHREELAERQKQLREMGLVDDDEDDKNPVIWVRKRLKNLFGVTSL